The Acanthochromis polyacanthus isolate Apoly-LR-REF ecotype Palm Island chromosome 5, KAUST_Apoly_ChrSc, whole genome shotgun sequence genome includes a window with the following:
- the LOC127534127 gene encoding zinc finger protein 271-like isoform X2, protein MNEKYQSDKVTMCSVEYLRELISDRLTAAAGEIFTEFEKNIVQYQEEIDRQRRLLDVIWKPHIPLQLIELPQSYVCENEKTVVDHQPHDQERNSMVDHEDPEPLQIKDQQEELCTSLDQSNPEISQIKMEQEELCTSLDQLNPGLPQIKMEQEELCTSLDQLNPEFSQIKMEQEEFCTSLDQLNPEFSQIKMEQEELCTSLDQLNPGLPQIKVEQEELCTSLDQSNPEISEIKMKREESCTSLDQSNPEISQIKMEQGELCTSLDQLNPGLPQIEVEQEELCTSLDQSNPGLPQIEVEQDELCSIQEEELIGLKQETDTFEVTPADEESDHSEPKPNSDQLLFHISCAAESPDQEGSKDVDSGSTRCMEQKPRHQSNSSHSNDVDNAPTSERQCDNDKARKSLPCDVCGKSFRYKSVLIKHHRTHTGEKPYSCETCGKTFIQRSHLTAHMRHHTGEKPYSCGTCGKSFSRRSHLTKHMRLHTGEKPYSCGTCGKSFSQRTNLTVHMRHHTGEKPYSCGTCGKSFSRRTSLTKHMRPHTGEKPYSCGTCGKSFSQRTYLTKHMRLHTGEKPYSCGTCGQTFILRSHLTVHMRLHTGEKPYSCGTCGKSFSQRGSLTVHMRRHTGEMPYSCGTCGKSFSLQNHLTVHMRHHTGEKPYVCNTCRKSFSDSSAHYRHMAVHEMEKPYSCGTCGKSFSRRERLTAHMRCHTGEKPYSCGTCGKSFSQPSSLTEHMRCHTGEKPYSCGTCGKSFSQRGSLTEHMRRHTGEKPYSCGTCGKGFSQRAHLTAHMRLHTGEKPYVCNTCRKSFSDSSAHYRHMAVHKMEKPYSCGTCGKSFSQRTYLTAHMRCHTGEKPYSCGTCGKSFSQRGSLTYHMRCHTGEKS, encoded by the exons agctcccacagtcttatgtctgtgagaatgagaagactgttgttgaccatcagccccatgaccaggagagaaactccatggtggaccatgaggacccagagcctctacagattaaagatcagcaggaggaactctgcaccagtctggaccaatcaaaccccgagatttctcaaattaaaatggaacaggaagaattgtgcaccagtctggaccaattaaacccaggattaccacaaattaaaatggaacaggaagaattgtgcaccagtctggaccaattaaacccagagttttctcaaattaaaatggaacaggaagaattttgcaccagtctggaccaattaaacccagagttttctcaaattaaaatggaacaggaagaattgtgcaccagtctggaccaattaaacccaggattaccacaaattaaagtggaacaggaagaattgtgcaccagtctggaccaatcaaacccagagatttctgaaattaaaatgaaacggGAAGAATcatgcaccagtctggaccaatcaaacccagagatttctcaaattaaaatggaacagggagaattgtgcaccagtctggaccaattaaacccagggttaccacaaattgaagtggaacaggaagaattgtgcaccagtctggaccaatcaaacccagggttaccacaaattgaagtggaacaggatgaactctgctccattcaggaggaagagttaattggattgaaacaggagactgatacctttgaggtgactcctgctgatgaggaaagtgaccacagtgaaccaaaaccaaacagtgatcagctcctgtttcacatctcttgtgcagctgagagcccagatcaggaaggaagcAAGGATGTAGACTCAGGATCAACTAGATGTATGGAGCAGAAACCGAGACATCAGAGTAACAgcagtcacagtaatgatgtagacaatgctccaACGTCAGAgagacagtgtgataatgacaaggcaagaaaatctTTACCATGCGATGtctgtggaaaatcttttaggtataaatcagttttaatcaaacatcacagaacccacacaggtgagaagccgtattcttgtgaaacctgtggaaaaaccTTCATTCAACGTTCccatttgactgcccacatgagacatcacacaggtgagaagccatattcttgtggaacctgtggaaaaagctttagtcgacgGTCCCATTTGACTAAACACATGAgacttcacacaggtgagaagccatattcttgtggaacctgtggaaaaagcttcagtcaacggaccaatttgactgtccacatgagacatcacacaggtgagaagccatattcttgtggaacgtgtggaaaaagctttagtcgacgGACCTCTTTGACTAAACACATGAGacctcacacaggtgagaagccatattcttgtggaacctgtggaaaaagcttcagtcaacgaaCCTATTTGACTAAACACATGAgacttcacacaggtgagaagccatattcttgtggaacctgtggacaAACCTTCATTCTACGTTCCCAtttgactgtccacatgagacttcacacaggtgagaagccatattcttgtggaacctgtggaaaaagcttcagtcaacggggctctttgactgtccacatgagacgtcacacaggtgagatgccgtattcttgtggaacctgtggaaaaagctttagtctACAGAACCAtttgactgtccacatgagacatcacacaggtgagaaaccgtatgtttgtaacacttgtaGAAAAAGTTTTTCTGATTCATCAGCACATTATAGGCACATGGCAGTTCACGAAATGgaaaagccatattcttgtggaacctgtggaaaaagctttagtcgacgGGAGCGTTTaactgcccacatgagatgtcacacaggtgagaagccatattcttgtggcacgtgtggaaaaagcttcagtcaaccgAGCTCTTTGACTGaacacatgagatgtcacacaggtgagaagccatattcttgtggaacctgtggaaaaagcttcagtcaacggggctctttgactgaacacatgagacgtcacacag gtgagaagccatattcttgtggaacctgtggaaaaggCTTCAGTCAACGGGCccatttgactgcccacatgagacttcacacaggtgagaaaccgtatgtttgtaacacttgtagaaaaagtttttctgattcatcagcacattataggcacatggcagttcacaaaatggaaaagccatattcttgtggaacctgtggaaaaagctttagtcaacGGACctatttgactgcccacatgagatgtcacacaggtgagaagccgtattcttgtggaacatgtggaaaaagcttcagtcaacggggCTCTTTGACttaccacatgagatgtcacacaggtgagaagtcgtga
- the LOC127534127 gene encoding zinc finger protein 271-like isoform X1: MNEKYQSDKVTMCSVEYLRELISDRLTAAAGEIFTEFEKNIVQYQEEIDRQRRLLDVIWKPHIPLQLIELPQSYVCENEKTVVDHQPHDQERNSMVDHEDPEPLQIKDQQEELCTSLDQSNPEISQIKMEQEELCTSLDQLNPGLPQIKMEQEELCTSLDQLNPEFSQIKMEQEEFCTSLDQLNPEFSQIKMEQEELCTSLDQLNPGLPQIKVEQEELCTSLDQSNPEISEIKMKREESCTSLDQSNPEISQIKMEQGELCTSLDQLNPGLPQIEVEQEELCTSLDQSNPGLPQIEVEQDELCSIQEEELIGLKQETDTFEVTPADEESDHSEPKPNSDQLLFHISCAAESPDQEGSKDVDSGSTRCMEQKPRHQSNSSHSNDVDNAPTSERQCDNDKARKSLPCDVCGKSFRYKSVLIKHHRTHTGEKPYSCETCGKTFIQRSHLTAHMRHHTGEKPYSCGTCGKSFSRRSHLTKHMRLHTGEKPYSCGTCGKSFSQRTNLTVHMRHHTGEKPYSCGTCGKSFSRRTSLTKHMRPHTGEKPYSCGTCGKSFSQRTYLTKHMRLHTGEKPYSCGTCGQTFILRSHLTVHMRLHTGEKPYSCGTCGKSFSQRGSLTVHMRRHTGEMPYSCGTCGKSFSLQNHLTVHMRHHTGEKPYVCNTCRKSFSDSSAHYRHMAVHEMEKPYSCGTCGKSFSRRERLTAHMRCHTGEKPYSCGTCGKSFSQPSSLTEHMRCHTGEKPYSCGTCGKSFSQRGSLTEHMRRHTGEKPYSCGTCGKGFSQRAHLTVHMRLHTGEKPYSCGTCGKGFSQRAHLTAHMRLHTGEKPYVCNTCRKSFSDSSAHYRHMAVHKMEKPYSCGTCGKSFSQRTYLTAHMRCHTGEKPYSCGTCGKSFSQRGSLTYHMRCHTGEKS, from the coding sequence agctcccacagtcttatgtctgtgagaatgagaagactgttgttgaccatcagccccatgaccaggagagaaactccatggtggaccatgaggacccagagcctctacagattaaagatcagcaggaggaactctgcaccagtctggaccaatcaaaccccgagatttctcaaattaaaatggaacaggaagaattgtgcaccagtctggaccaattaaacccaggattaccacaaattaaaatggaacaggaagaattgtgcaccagtctggaccaattaaacccagagttttctcaaattaaaatggaacaggaagaattttgcaccagtctggaccaattaaacccagagttttctcaaattaaaatggaacaggaagaattgtgcaccagtctggaccaattaaacccaggattaccacaaattaaagtggaacaggaagaattgtgcaccagtctggaccaatcaaacccagagatttctgaaattaaaatgaaacggGAAGAATcatgcaccagtctggaccaatcaaacccagagatttctcaaattaaaatggaacagggagaattgtgcaccagtctggaccaattaaacccagggttaccacaaattgaagtggaacaggaagaattgtgcaccagtctggaccaatcaaacccagggttaccacaaattgaagtggaacaggatgaactctgctccattcaggaggaagagttaattggattgaaacaggagactgatacctttgaggtgactcctgctgatgaggaaagtgaccacagtgaaccaaaaccaaacagtgatcagctcctgtttcacatctcttgtgcagctgagagcccagatcaggaaggaagcAAGGATGTAGACTCAGGATCAACTAGATGTATGGAGCAGAAACCGAGACATCAGAGTAACAgcagtcacagtaatgatgtagacaatgctccaACGTCAGAgagacagtgtgataatgacaaggcaagaaaatctTTACCATGCGATGtctgtggaaaatcttttaggtataaatcagttttaatcaaacatcacagaacccacacaggtgagaagccgtattcttgtgaaacctgtggaaaaaccTTCATTCAACGTTCccatttgactgcccacatgagacatcacacaggtgagaagccatattcttgtggaacctgtggaaaaagctttagtcgacgGTCCCATTTGACTAAACACATGAgacttcacacaggtgagaagccatattcttgtggaacctgtggaaaaagcttcagtcaacggaccaatttgactgtccacatgagacatcacacaggtgagaagccatattcttgtggaacgtgtggaaaaagctttagtcgacgGACCTCTTTGACTAAACACATGAGacctcacacaggtgagaagccatattcttgtggaacctgtggaaaaagcttcagtcaacgaaCCTATTTGACTAAACACATGAgacttcacacaggtgagaagccatattcttgtggaacctgtggacaAACCTTCATTCTACGTTCCCAtttgactgtccacatgagacttcacacaggtgagaagccatattcttgtggaacctgtggaaaaagcttcagtcaacggggctctttgactgtccacatgagacgtcacacaggtgagatgccgtattcttgtggaacctgtggaaaaagctttagtctACAGAACCAtttgactgtccacatgagacatcacacaggtgagaaaccgtatgtttgtaacacttgtaGAAAAAGTTTTTCTGATTCATCAGCACATTATAGGCACATGGCAGTTCACGAAATGgaaaagccatattcttgtggaacctgtggaaaaagctttagtcgacgGGAGCGTTTaactgcccacatgagatgtcacacaggtgagaagccatattcttgtggcacgtgtggaaaaagcttcagtcaaccgAGCTCTTTGACTGaacacatgagatgtcacacaggtgagaagccatattcttgtggaacctgtggaaaaagcttcagtcaacggggctctttgactgaacacatgagacgtcacacaggtgagaagccatattcttgtggaacctgtggaaaaggCTTCAGTCAACGGGCCCAtttgactgtccacatgagacttcacacaggtgagaagccatattcttgtggaacctgtggaaaaggCTTCAGTCAACGGGCccatttgactgcccacatgagacttcacacaggtgagaaaccgtatgtttgtaacacttgtagaaaaagtttttctgattcatcagcacattataggcacatggcagttcacaaaatggaaaagccatattcttgtggaacctgtggaaaaagctttagtcaacGGACctatttgactgcccacatgagatgtcacacaggtgagaagccgtattcttgtggaacatgtggaaaaagcttcagtcaacggggCTCTTTGACttaccacatgagatgtcacacaggtgagaagtcgtga